tctctctctctctctctctctctctctctctctctctctctctctctctctctctctctctctctctctctctctctctctctctctctctctctctctctccctccctctctctctctctccctccctccctctctctctctctctctctctctctctctctctccctctctctctctcccccatctccctctctctctctctccctctctctctctctctccctctctctctctttcttttcctctctctctctctctctctctctctctctctctctctctcttttcctctctctctctgtctctctctctctctctctctctctctctctctctctctctctctctctctctctctctctctctctctctctctctctcctctctctctctctctctctctctctctctctctctctctctctctctctctctctctctctctctctctctctctctctctctctctctctctctctctctctctctctctctctctctctccctcttcatcctctctctctctctctctctctctctctctctctctctctctctctctctctctctctctctctctctcccctctctctctctctctctctctctccctctctctcatcctctctctctctctctctctctctctctctctctctctctctctctctctctctctctctctctctctctctctctctctccctctctctctctctctctctctctctctctctctctctctctctctctctctctctctctctctctctctctctctctctctctctctctctctctcctctctctctctctctctctctctctctctctctctctctctctctctctctctctctctctctctctctctctctctccctctctctctctctctctctctctcctctctctctctctctctctctctctctctctctctctctctccctctctctctctctctctctctctctctctctctctctctctctctctctctctctctctctctctctctctctttcctcctctcctctctcctctccctctctctctccctccctccctctctctctctctctccctccctccctccctctatctctctctctcttcctcatccctctctctctctcttcctctttctctttctctctctctctctctcttcctcttcctcttcctcttcctcttcctctttctctttctctttctctctctctctctctctctctgtctctccctcatcctctctctctctctctccctcatcctctctctctccctctccctcatcctctctctctgtctctcttccacatcctctttccctctctctctcttccacattctctctccacctctctcttccacatcttttctttctctcttcctcatcctttctctctcttccttatcccctctctctctctctctctctctctctctctctctctctctctctctctctctctctctctctctctctctctctctctctctctctctctctctctctctctctccctcatcatcatcatcctctgtctctctttcttcctcatcccctctctctctcttcctcatcctccctctctctctccctctctctctcttcctcatcttctctctctctcctcctctcattcccccctctctcactcactctcactctctttatttttctctttccttcctctttctctttccatctactTCTTATGAAGTCTGGGATGCAAATAAAAGCCGCTTGGGTTTCCGTTATACTAATTATTTAGATTATAGAAAgaaatgtgtttaaatatatatatatatatatatatatatatatatatatatatatatatatatatatacacacacacacatatatatatatatatatatatatatatatatatatatatatatatatatatatatatatttatatatttatatatatgtgtatatatgtatatatacatatatatatatttatttattgatttgtttatttattttttttttcttttacaagcaTAGTTACAAATCATGGATATGTCACATCAACCCACATGCTAATTTACCGAAGAACAGGTGGCTTTATCCTTCCAATTATTTTACCAGTCAGACATTTGTACATTTTGTCATTCCGTCATACATTACTCGTCAAAGAGACCTTTCTCATCAGCTTCACACAGGAGCTCAAGCAGCCTCGCATTCATAACTTCATTCGTTCCAGATAAAAGTTCCTTATGGACTGGCTTCAGAATTCCAGCCAAGAATTTCTCCATGTACTTGCCACCATTCGGCCAAGACATGATCGGCCCGAGGAGCTTCGCCATGCCCGTCTTGAAGCCGTTTACTACAAGTCTGATGGGCGTGAAGGCTCCGTGGTCGAGCATGGAGGGTCCTGGGACTTTAGCCGCGGGGTTCGTTGTACTAAGAGTTCCTTGGGTGAGTATGATACCCACGGTGAACCCATAGATGGCTGTGCGGTCCCAGTCTTCCCGGAAGGCGGTGTAGTCGTAGTGGGGCAAGGGTGCCCCAAGCTTAGTGGTGAGGGACGTAAAGAGGGTGTGGTACTTATGCAGGAGGTCGTCGATGTGGGCTTTCCTTAGTTCTAGCGTGGTTGTGGTATGAAGCAGGTACTGGAGGTCGAACATGGGATTTACCCATCCAGAGTTCCCCCAGTCGATGAGTTTGAGTCCTTCAAGGATCTGTTCTTGGCCGTCTTCatgctgtttgtgtttgtacataatGTTGCTGTTCCAGAAATCCCCATGGCAGAGGCACTGGTTCCCGAAATCGTCGAAAAGAGCGTGAAATTTCTTGGACAAAATGGCATTTGAGTTCCCAACTTTCTCTGCAAGTTCTTCCTTGCCTTCCACCGTCTTCAGATAGGCAGCGCAATTTTTCAAGCTGCAGGCTAGAAATGGGGGGATAATACTAATCGTCTCGGCTTTGAACTGGTAACATGGGAACTTTTCGAGGAAGTTGTGAGACTTGTTGTAGGCGTAAGACACTGCATGGAGCTTTGCAATTTCCTCAACAGCCCTCATGATGTGTTCGACGTCAAAGCCCTTTCTCTTGTCATTGGTCACATATCCAGCGGCCTTGATGTTCTCCATCACCAGCACATACTCGCTTCCTTTCTGCTTTCCGTAAATCATCTTCGGGATACAAATCATTGACGCCTCCGGCACCCTGGCAGCCAGGAAAGCGTTGAGCTCGTGTACTACCTCCGAGTACACGAGAAACTCTCTGATGTGGCTCTGGAACCTCTTGTTAATTTCAGCGATGAAGGGGTCGGCGTGGAGGAACTTGGCGGCAAGGTGGTATGTTTTCTCCTGGGCCTCTCCTTGCCCGCTCGCGATCTCTGCCGTGATGTCCACTAGCACTAGTTCCGAATTAAACCCTTCCCCGGGAGGAATTCCTGAAAGAAAGGTATATActttcatttatatgaatattgttGCTGCAGTGTCGTCTGACTGTTCCGTTTCTATTTTcacacacctaaatatatatactatgcatatatacatatacatatatgaaggtgtgtgtgtgtgtgtgtgtgtgtgtgtgtgtgtgtgtgtgtgtgtgtgtgtgtgtgtgtgtgtgtgtgtgtgtgtgtgtgtgtgtgtgtgtgtgtgtgtgtgtgtgtgtgtgtgtgtgtgtagagagagatagatagatagaatattaaAACCCACAATGCGATGTGAAAATAAACCGTTTCGGACATTTCCGACTTGAACTTTTGATAAAGGGTTTATCCGGTGAACAAGTATATTATGTCATTGAGACTTTTTTGTCAAGTATATTATGTCATTGAGACATGCTTTTGGCTTTATATCTTACTGCTGTGTACAGTCCTACCAATGTTTGCAAACTCGATGAAAAAGAAGCATTCTACACCAAACTCACATCTCTGGCAGACAGCTGCCCCGGTGAGACATTCGCATTGCACTGGGCGACTTCAGTGCAGTATCCGGCTATGATCGAGCCAGCTACAAGATGTGTATtagtccccatggctcaggaactGATCTCAGTAGCGAGAACAGCGTCCTCCTCCAAGATTTTGCTAAGTGCCAGCGAATGATGCCCTCCCCCCAATCTCTTGCCcgttgttgttggggggggggggggttaggagacggagacccaatgcagggatctcccctgcctagggcctcagccatcgactcaactaattttgcatgtttttcctccagctttttgtttccgtcccttctccaaccccttctactatctacttcctaaggtgcaagagctgtgctgaaaggatgaaaggctgactgtgccagtcctgaacggcctgagggaatcatgggcacggtattccccagTTTTGTTGTATAGCCCTTAtccctcaaggggaccctgacgggtggactgtttatttccccaacataggcaaggcttcccatggccagtaatgaagaagcGATGCCCATATTAGAggtaatgaggcttgccccttcatcaaatagccccacaaGTTCAAAGTCTcacggctccccgaccccaggttcccctttgaccacgactctgaacactacaaCTACTGTCCACTACTCAATGCCTATTagtgcattatccacccaagtcgagactcctactctcccaacttcaacTTCATCAGCTCTACCCCCACAGCCTTCTTCCCCATTCACCTCattttcccttattactaccttacaaccTTATTCTCCACACCGTAATACTAACCCCttcaacaatactccctcttccacacgtccccgtccttctaccatcCACAACTCTACctatatcttaaatactctatttagcccagccaaatgtgaccgatttttcgtgatcccccctacagaTCCTTACTCAGACAACACCTATCTCTTACAACAATATCTCCAagagcaagtgggcagagtccccttccttacccgacccgatcgttcccgtctcgttACAGTTATATCtaaaactgaagctatagcactatcaaatctaATTTCTCTGGCAATCcgattcctgcagaacctcatccaactcttgatacttgtactggaactatctttatctccccagcaagctgccctatgaatatcgattggtcagattgtggaaaGTACTTACTCGGCTGCCTTAAAGACCGcgatgtgatatcagtacagtgTTACTCCATTCCTAAAGGTCATTGAAAGAAATCCACctacattgccaaaattactttcactacacatgaccttccctttcgtaTCTCTATTGGTGGACTGTCCCtacctgttcgaccataccaaccccttccccgtcaatgtcaaaacttggcgctttggacatcctgccaaacactgccgctccacagaccgatgcccaacccggtcataaccgattaaactgccctgcacaaacacgtacatgtgctaactgcggcggcccccataatggagtttatagaggctgtcccacttacaagttcgagtctgaggtagcgACCCTCAAATACAAAAATGGTTTCACTCTacatgaagccagacaggaagcacgtcgacaacgtttctcttatactccctcctcTATATATGtcgctctctctacccctcccctccacctcaagatgttcctacaccctcccctatacctacttacttcccaaCTTCcatttctacattctacctcccccagtcaaattcttttgccactctaagcccagatactccaatctcaactacagctccAATCTCATCTACGGTCCCAgcactgccccctctccctcctcgcactacccacagcagacagactaaacgttccaccccttctttccctacCGCACACTCACCCCCAAGTCATAACTTTAACATCTGGGATGCAAACAAAATCCTTCTGGGTTTCCGTTGTTAGTCTATTTatttaaattacaaaaaaataaaaataaataaaaacacatgtCCATAAATCATGCCTTTGTCATATCAACCCCAATGGTAATTTATCGAACAAATGTATTTATCCTTCCAATTATCTCAGCAGACAAGCATTTGTACATTTTCGTTTACTTTCGCAATATCCGTTACTCGTCAAAGAGACCTTTCTCATCTGCCTCACACAGGAGCTCAAGTAGCCTCGCATTCATAACTTCATTCGTTCCAGATAAAAGTTCCTTCTGTACTGGCTTCAGAATTCCAGCCAAGAATTTCTCCATGTACTTGCCACCATTCGGCCAAGACATGATCGGCCCGAGGAGCTTCGCCATGCCCGTCTTGAAGCCGTTTACTACAAGTCTGATGGGCGTGAAGGCTCCGTGGTCGAGCATGGAGGGTCCTGGGACTTTAGCCGCGGGGTTCGTTGTACTAAGAGTTCCTTGGGTGAGTATGATACCCACGGTGAACCCATAGATGGCTGTGCGGTCCCAGTCTTCCCGGAAGGCGGTGTAGTCGTAGTGGGGCAAGGGTGCCCCAAGCTTAGTGGTGAGGGACGTAAAGAGGGTGTGGTACTTATGCAGGAGGTCGTCGATGTGGGCTTTCCTTAGTTCTAGCGTGGTTGTGGTATGAAGCAGGTACTGGAGGTCGAACATGGGATTTACCCATCCAGAGTTCCCCCAGTCGATGAGTTTGAGTCCTTCAAGGATCTGTTCTTGGCCGTCTtcatgttgtttgtgtttgtacataatGTTGCAGTTCCAGAAATCCCCATGGCAGAGGCACTGGTTCCCGAAATCGTCGAAAAGAGCGTGAAATTTCTTGGACAAAATGGCATTTGAGTTCTCAACTTTCTCCGCAAGTTCTTCCTTGCCTTTCACCGTCTTCAGATAGGCAACGCAATTTTTCAAGCTGCAGGCTAGAAATGGGGGGATAACACTAATCGTCTCGGCCTTGAACTGGTAACATGGGAACTTTTCGAGGAAATTGTGAGACTTGTTGTAGGCGTAAGACACTGCATGGAGCTTTGCAATTTCCTCAACAGCCCTCATGATGTGTTCGACGTCAAGGCCTTTTCTCTTGTCATTGGTCACATATCCAGCGGCCTTGATGTTCTCCATCACCAGCACATACTCGCTTCCTTTCTGCTTTCCGTAAATCATCTTCGGGATACAAATCGGTGACGCCTCCGGCACCCTGGCAGCCAGGAAAGCGTTGAGCTCGTGTACTACCTCCGAGTACATGAGAAACTCTTTGATGTGGCTCTGGAGCCTCCTGTGAATTTCAGCGGTGAAGGCGTCCGCGTGGAGGAACTTGGCGGCAAGGTGGTATGTTTTCTCCTGGGCCTCTCCTTGCCCGCTCGCGATCTCTGCCGTGATGTCCACTAGCACTAGTTCCGAATTAAACCCTTCCCCGGGAGGAATTCCTGAAAGAAAGGTATATActttcatttatatgaatattgttGCTGCAGTGTCGTCTGACTGTTGTTTCTattttcacacacataaatatatatactatgcatatatacatatacatatatgaagatgtgtgtgtgtgtgtgtgtatctgtgtgtgtgtgtagagagagagagagagagagagagatagaatattaAACCCACAATACGATGTGAAAATAAACCGTTTTGGACATTTCCGACTTGAACTTTAAATAAAAGGGGTTTATCCGGTGAACAAGCATATTATGTCACTGAGACCGAAGCATGCTTTTGGCTTTATATCTTACTGCTGTGTACAGTCCTACCAATATTTGCAAACTCGATGAAAAAGAAGCATTCTACACCAAACTCACATCTCTGGCAGACAGCTGCCCCGGTGAGACATTCGCATTgcactgggcgacttcaatgcagtatccggCTATGATCGAGCCAGCTACAAGATGTGTATtagtccccatggctcaggaactGATCTCAGTAGCGAGAACAGCGTCCTCCTCCAAGATTTTGCTAAGTGCCAGCGAATGATGCCCTCCCCCCAATctcttgcccgttgttgtcgttgaggggggggggggttaggagacggagacccaatgcagggatctcccctgcctagggcctcagccatcgactcaactaattttgcatgtttttcctccagctttttgtttccgtcccttctccaaccccttctactatctacttcctaaggtgcaagagctgtgctgaaaggatgaaaggctgactgtgccagtcctgaacggcctgagggaatcatgggcacggtattccccagTTTTGTTGTATAGCCCTTATCCCTTAAGGGGACCCTGacgggtggactgtttatttccccaacatagtcaaggcttcccatggccagtaatgaagaagtGATGCCCATATTAGAggtaatgaggcttgccccttcatcaaatagccccacaaGTTCAAAGTCTcacggctccccgaccccaggctcccctttgaccacgactctgaacactacaactactacccacttcccaagccacataggcatacaagggaacgagcttggtgataaactagccgaaaagggcaggggtatgcccccatcctccatgatcgttaaacccagccgaaggggactgagccaaggtaccaaagctgcagcgtgtgcggtcctccaggaagcacatagagaaaacatcacaaaatcgctcgctgccaagtggtactcagatgcttcaggctatgagccactggcccttcctccaaatacaaaaagaagtaCCGAAGTCTTACTATTCagactaaaagcgttttaagcaggggagcgcttggcaagaattcttgccaagcgctgtaccgttccctgcttaaaatgctttccaaggcaggcaggccctcttcagtgatgcgagacatgtggaaatgtctttttataaagtacaaatcataacagtccttgatgagcatagaaatattaaaataacacacgaatatacatacttgggttttaaaagcaatattcccaccaacaatctcggaaagagataacatgcacaagtcgagggtggagtttatttcacctgcggttggtaacagtttgagcccGCAAATCAAAACAACCGACAAGCTAGCGCCGTATCAAGATGACAGAGTAAATCTACctaaacatcttaacaaagcgcaatattttcgcCTATATtcacccccccaatcccttgcccgttgttgtcgtgggggggcttaggagacgaagactgagacccaatacagggatctcccctgcctagggcctcagccctcgactcaactgattttgcatggtctttttcctcttcagcttttgtttccgtctcttctccatccccttctgctatctacttcctaaggtgtgagagccgtgctgagaggatgaaaggctgaccaagtgccagtcctgaacggcctgcgggaactatgggcacggtactcctgactaatctagcccttatcttcagtagcgaaaggaggtggaccgattaggcctatttacataatccaggttccccatgaccagtaatgaaaatgtaatccctttattagaggctatgaggctagcccctttatcaaatagccctaacccaggctctcctttgaccacggctccgaacactgaaactactgcccactcctcaatgcctactagtacattatccacccaagcagagaatcaatctccagaagacattcctacccacccaacttcctcaaattcaactccatccctgcaaccttcatcaaacaaccaatcctcccttattactaccttgcaaccttattctccatcatttcgtaatactccctcttccacacgtccccgaccatccaccaccaccaaccctacagatatcttaaatactctgtttagcccagctaaatgggaccgatttttcgtgatccctgctacagctccttactcaggcaacactcttctctttcaacaatgcctccaaaaacaagtaggcagagtccctttttataacagacgcgatcgctcccgtctggtaacagtcagatcagaaactgaatctatagcactgtcaaatttaactgatcattctggcaaccccattcctgcagaacctcatccaacccttaatacctgtaccggaactgtctctctctccccagcaaactaccCAGTCGAtgccaaagattggtcagaccgtggagaagacttattaggatgcctcaaagaccaagatgtgaaatcagtacattgctacaccattcctcctaaaggtcaacgaaagaatccgaccaatattgccaaaattaccttccgtacacatgaccttcccttacgtatctacattggtggacaatccccccctgttcgaccataccaaccccctccccgtcaatgtcaaaactgttggcgctttggacatcctgccaaacattgccgttccacagaccgatgccccatatgtgccatAATCGaccaaactgctcagcacaaacacgaacatgtgctaactgaggcggcccccataatgtattttatagaggctgtcccacttacaagtttgaatctgaggtagcaactctcagatacaaaaatggtctcactttacgtgaagccagacaggaagcacgtcgacaaggtttctctcatactccatattctagcaacatcgttcgctcagcccttccccctccaccccaaaatgtccccatttccacttctacattctacacctctcagaccaattcctttgccactctaaacccagacaccccaatctcaaccacagctcctatctcaactacagccccaacaccaacccctctccctccccgcactacccgcagtagacagactaaacgttctaacccttcttcccctacagcacaatcacctccacctacctatacctttgttcctgagacaccagtctcctcttccccccctcatgagaaaacctttattccacaaaactctccaaccaattccattgcagaaacaattaccttctcacaaaactctccaacaaactccactgcagaaacaatggatgacattcaaagctatatgcttgagacacaagatcccataactcatgctccttccacacttgaagtggttgccgatattcatacccctcctactaatattccccctacaccccttcctcctactccctctcaacacaacctaaccccctcaatcccaaccaccactgatatccatccccccaatacccatcctcctgatatgcatccccctcttactcacagcacccctacaccctttcctcctaatccctcccaaggcaacacatccccttcaactccaactatccatccttccgatattcatcctcctaacactaatactccccacacatctaccccctcccaacacaacccacccccttcaaccccaactataggcacattctccctccctccatcccctctatcctttgcactccctcccggatacacacgagaatcactcatggcacaacaatgcccttctccagactccctacctcctaatatctctcctttacaccccctagctccttccccttcaaattccccaacacgtacatgtgttatcattcataaatcaactaggatatagctctcctacattggaatattcgcggtttccgctctcatataTCAGACCtatgtcatatccttgcttctcataatccatctattatctgcctccaggagactttcctcacacaccctcctattccaattcccaattaccattttatctcttccccacacaccctttatgtctcgtctatacttatccatcataaaacaccttatgtcatacctcccatacaaacttctgtcccgtgcacagctattcgcatctttcttcgccgctggatcacagtgatttcagtctacttctccccatcccatcccattgactttactgcctttgagactctaatttcccaactccaaccacctttcctcatagttggtgatttcaactgccgccacactgtggggtgactctaccaccaactcccgaggccgatctctagaacgcttcctcttcacaaataacctaattattcttaattcagatcgccccacacactttgacatgcgcacacaatcctttccatgccttgacctctctctatgctctcctactttacatctagatttccattggtcagttctagaccacttcccctatagtgaccacttcccaata
The DNA window shown above is from Penaeus vannamei isolate JL-2024 chromosome 12, ASM4276789v1, whole genome shotgun sequence and carries:
- the LOC138863605 gene encoding uncharacterized protein, producing the protein MICIPKMIYGKQKGSEYVLVMENIKAAGYVTNDKRKGFDVEHIMRAVEEIAKLHAVSYAYNKSHNFLEKFPCYQFKAETISIIPPFLACSLKNCAAYLKTVEGKEELAEKVGNSNAILSKKFHALFDDFGNQCLCHGDFWNSNIMYKHKQHEDGQEQILEGLKLIDWGNSGWVNPMFDLQYLLHTTTTLELRKAHIDDLLHKYHTLFTSLTTKLGAPLPHYDYTAFREDWDRTAIYGFTVGIILTQGTLSTTNPAAKVPGPSMLDHGAFTPIRLVVNGFKTGMAKLLGPIMSWPNGGKYMEKFLAGILKPVHKELLSGTNEVMNARLLELLCEADEKGLFDE
- the LOC138863606 gene encoding uncharacterized protein; amino-acid sequence: MYSEVVHELNAFLAARVPEASPICIPKMIYGKQKGSEYVLVMENIKAAGYVTNDKRKGLDVEHIMRAVEEIAKLHAVSYAYNKSHNFLEKFPCYQFKAETISVIPPFLACSLKNCVAYLKTVKGKEELAEKVENSNAILSKKFHALFDDFGNQCLCHGDFWNCNIMYKHKQHEDGQEQILEGLKLIDWGNSGWVNPMFDLQYLLHTTTTLELRKAHIDDLLHKYHTLFTSLTTKLGAPLPHYDYTAFREDWDRTAIYGFTVGIILTQGTLSTTNPAAKVPGPSMLDHGAFTPIRLVVNGFKTGMAKLLGPIMSWPNGGKYMEKFLAGILKPVQKELLSGTNEVMNARLLELLCEADEKGLFDE